The Elgaria multicarinata webbii isolate HBS135686 ecotype San Diego chromosome 11, rElgMul1.1.pri, whole genome shotgun sequence genome segment TTCCCCAGATTCCTGCGCGTCCGAGAAGATAAGAAACCAGAGGAGGCCACTGCCAGCACCCAGGTACAGATGCAGCAGGATGCATATGGATGGAATTATAGGGGAAAGGGATCTGGCAAGTGTTTTCTGTTTGCAGACTGTACAGAGAGCTGAGTCACCTCCTTTTACTGTTTTAGTATTAATCCCTGCAGCCTGGCgaagaaggagcaggggaaaaggggggaatccCCTTCAGGTCATCTTAGCCAAAGTGAGAAATGCAaaatattgctgttgttgttgtttaaaaaaatactacttAGAGATTTAAGAACCAACTCTCCTGAGAGATCTACAGATTATGGCCTCAaatacaccaagcacaatattgcactatgaaagcggcgtataaaaggcaggagccacactacttctttatagcagtattgaagtgcactgacaactgttgaggcctatTAACActtactatataccactttcatagtgcaatatcctgcttggtgtagatgaggccgttGACCAATGAAACTGTAGGATAATGGTAATCACTAAACAAAAAGTGGGTGGTGGAGCAATGGGAAAATACTACTCCCCATAATACATATTTCTGTCTGTAGGTGGCTGAACTGTACCGGAAGCAGCAACAGATCCAGAATCAGCAGTCAGTGGAAAAAGGAGATGATGATTTCTACTAATAATAATCCTGTACATCCAACTGGGCAAAGGGTCTTTGCTAACTTCTCCCTTGGAGCGAGGCTAAAGCCTTCAATACACCTTTGGTCTTATGAATCTGTCCCACCCAGTTTGTGAGGCTTGGGTGGAGGGCGTGTGTTGAAGCTGGATCCTGCATTTCATGCTTGGTACTAGCTGATAATGCCCTGATGTCAAAACCTGCCTGTGATTGGGCAGGCAAAGTGAAAAGTTTGGTGATGGTCTATTAATAAACCTTGGTATTTTGTCCTTTTGCATGGTTTTGATGTGCTTTGCTTGGATTTCTACTCACACTTTGACTCATAGCAATGTTTAAAACAAGTATTTATTGGTGCATAGTTGAGAAAAGGTAGTATAAGAAAGAAGTGCTATGAAGTGTACATACAAAAAAAAAGCCATCTCACAGCTTAGAGACAGTTGTCTGTTACCTGTTTtttgcagggaagagggagagacaaAGAGAAGGGGATACTACCTTGACACAGCCTACTCCAGGAATCCTGAGACTACTGCCGGAACTGGCTACTTCTCGGCCTTTCCTACCTCAGCAGTCCTAATTTTCTCCAAGCAGAGTCCATTTTACCCCTTCACCTGACCCACACAGAGTCCTGTGGCCCCACAACTCTGAATCTGTCTTGCACAGTTCATCTACTAGGCCCTACCCTCCAAAGTGTCATACAGGCTATTAATTCCCAACATTTCCCAAACTTTATTCCTACATGCTTGCTCTGTTCTTGTCTACACCCATTATCCCCTTGGCTTCTCCTTGAAGTTTttcgggggggagggagggggagaggtaaTTTAGGTGCAGCTCTCTGCTTCTAGGGGGTGGTGCGGAGGCGCTGACTTCGCGCCTTGTAGACTTCAATGAGCAGGTCCTTGACATACTGGATCTCTCTCTCAATAGATTCTGCTTTCTCACGAAGCTCACGGTTGCGCACTTCCAAGACCTGGCATTCATCCCCCAGTGCCTCATGTTCAGCCCGTTTACGCTGACGGTAGCGCAAGGCTGCTGTCTTGTTCTGGTCTCGCTTCTTCTGGCGCCGGTCTCCCTTGGGTGCTAGAACAGGCGGCCGCTGTACTGGCACATGTACACCATTGCCTTGCAGGGGGAGCTCAGCAGGTACATCTCCACCATACAGCTCCAGCAACTCTAAGCAGCTTGAATCCAAGGTCTGCAAAGGGGCAGGTGTACCATGGTGGCCCAGGGGCTGTAAGCCATCACCAAAGGGGAAGTGGAAGTTCC includes the following:
- the ATF5 gene encoding cyclic AMP-dependent transcription factor ATF-5, coding for MSLLAALTLDLTMIPASTMSCRPEPLKHRLPHAGHCELLAGPVDEGFALSMNRPLLPGDGFSDWMTERTDLTTLLSVSGEPLPLSLPSPPALDLEAMASLLKKELEQMEDYFLEESLSPEQVAPSTPPSDGNFHFPFGDGLQPLGHHGTPAPLQTLDSSCLELLELYGGDVPAELPLQGNGVHVPVQRPPVLAPKGDRRQKKRDQNKTAALRYRQRKRAEHEALGDECQVLEVRNRELREKAESIEREIQYVKDLLIEVYKARSQRLRTTP